From Candidatus Limnocylindrales bacterium:
CTTCGAAGCGCGACTGCACTTCGCCGTAGCGCGCGATGATGCGGTCCATGTCGCCGGCGCGCGCCGGATCGGACATGGCCTCTTCGAGCTGCCGGAGCTCAGCGGCGACGTCCGAGACGGCGCCGGCGCCCGCCATCACCTCGGTGACCACCGAGCGACCCGACATCTCGCCGACGTCCTGGCTGAAGTGGCCGATCGTGACGCCGCGGTCGATCGAGATCTGCCCGTCGTCGGGCGCCTCTTCGCGGGTGATCATGCGGAACACCGTCGATTTGCCGGCGCCGTTGGGCCCGACGAGACCGACCTTTTCGCCGCGATGAATCGCGGCGCCGGTCTCCATGAACAGGATCTGGCGGCCGTACTGCTTGGTGATCTGGTCGAGGCGGATCATGGGAATCGGTCCGTCTAGCGCGAATGCGGTGAACACTCCATGCGCCGGACGGCCGGTTCCGATGCCGCGGTCAGTGCCGCCTCGTTGCGGCGCTTACTTCTTGCGCGCTTTGGCCGACTTGGCGCCCGAAGTCTTGCCGGTCTTTGCCGTCTTGGCCCGCGATCGCCCGGCGGCCGGCCTGGCGGTGCGTTTCTTCGATGCGGCTCCGCGCGCGGCTACCGATTGCGGACGCGACTTTCCGATTCCGGCTGTCACGCGACTCGCCGCCGCCGCCAGCATCTTGCCGGCGGCCGGAAGCCAGCCTTCGTTCTGCGCTTCGAGCTCGCGCTTGCGCTCGAGCATCTGTGTGCCGAGCTCGAGGAGCTCGCTGGCCTCCATCGCGCGGCGCGCCCGCGAAAACATTTCGGTCTCTTCTTCGCGCGCGTGATGCTCGACGACTTCCTTGAGCACCTTCGCCTTTGCAGAGAAAACCTCCGACTCCACGTCGCTGGCTTTGATCTCGGTCAGCACGAAGTCGGCAACGTGGTGCTCCTCGAGCGCTTCCTGATAGAGCTTGGCGTCTTCCTTTCTCGTCACTGCAGCTTTGTACGCCGGATAGAAGATCTCCTCCTCGATGGTGGTATGGATCTTGATCTCCTGCTCGATTCGAGCGAGCAGCTCCTCGCGCGTATCGCTTGCGCGCTCGGTGGTCTTCTCGAGCTTGTCGAGGAGCGCGCGCACTTTCCTGTGATCGTCTTTCAGTAACGCAATTGCGTCAGTCCGGTTTTTTTGTGTGGGCATGGGGGTCTCCGTTTGCCTGGGCCAAGGCCGTCAGAATTCGGCGTGGTGTCTGGTGAAGCAGGAGCATGGACGCGAAACGCGAACAGAAACAGGTCGGTTTGGCGCGCCTGCACCGGCAGAGCGCGATTTGTGCGCGATTCAGTGCACGTGCGGGTGTCTCGTCGAACTCGCGCGACGATCCGCCCGTTGCCATTCGAGGTTGGTACGGGGTCGATTCCGCGTAGTGTGGCCTCGTGAGCGAAGAAGATCTGCAGCCCGAACGGGCAATGACCGATGAGAGTCTCGCGGTCGAACGTTCGAAGACGGATGTCGCCTTTGCCGAGAAAGCCGCCATCGAGCGTACCGCGGACGCGCTCGTCGAACGTGCGCGCAAGCAAGCCGATGAAGTTCTGACCACCGCCCGCGCCGAGGCCGACGAGAAGCTCCAGCATTCGCGCACGTCCGATGAGGCCGTCCTCGCGGACGAGCGCGCGAAAGAAGATCAGGTTCTCGAGAACATGCGACACATGGCCGACCTCGTCCTTCGCAGGGAGCGGGAAGTCCATGCGCGTGTCCTCGCCCGTCTGATTCCGCTGGAGCGGAACAAGACCGACCAGCACCTTCTGCTCGAGCGCGCACGCGCCGACACCGAGCTTGCCAATCGCGACGATTTTCTCGGAATGGTGAGCCACGATCTTCGCGACCTGCTGGCCGGAATCGTCCTGAGCTCGGCCTGGATCGAGGAAAAAATCGGCACCGCGGAGCACGACAGGGACACCCGTGTCGCGGTCGAGCGCATTCAGCGATCCGCCGCGCGCATGGAACGGCTCATCGGAGATCTGGTCGACATTGCAGGTATCGACGCCGGAAAGCTGGCCATCGTCGCGACGCAAGGCAGCGCGTCGGATGTCGTCTTCGACGCGATCCGGACCTGGGAGCCTCAGGCGCTCGCAAAAGGGGTTACGCTCGAAGCATCCGTGCCAGGCCCGGTTTCGGCCGCGTTCGACCACGAGCGGATCCTTCAGGTTCTCGGAAACCTCATTACGAACGCGATCAAGTTCAGCCCCCACGGGGCCAGCGTGGTGGTGGGCGTAAACGACGAGGGCGGAGAAGTCCGCTTCTCGGTCCGCGATTCCGGAGTCGGCATCGACCAGGACAAGCTCGAAGCCATCTTCGAGCGCTTCTGGCAGGTCGGCAAAAACGATCGCCGCGGGCTTGGACTCGGCCTGTACATTTCCCAGTGTCTGGTCGAGGCCCATGGCGGAAGGATCTGGGTAGAGAGCGAGCCCGGCGCGGGCAGCACGTTCTTCTTCACTGTCGCAGGCGCCAGCCCGTCGCCGGCGAGCCGATAGCGGCTTGTCTCGGCAGGCAATACCCGCGTAACGTCACCGGACCTGCCAGCGGCGGTTCGCCCATGGCTCGTCGAAAAACGGAATGCGCGACCGCGCTGCGACAGGATAACGAAATGAACGCCGCCATGACCCGCGTCGCATTGCTGATGTTCGTCAGCGTGTTCTCTGTTGCCGAGCCCGCAGCGGCGGCGATCAGCGCGGTCTGGGCGAACGAAGGGGGCGACAAGGTCACGCAGGGTGAGCTGCGCGTCGGCGCGCCGAACGGGCGCCCGGTCCTCAGCCGCGCATGGGACGGCACGACGATCTCGATCTTCGGCGCGCGCAACGAAGTCGTAAGCTTCAATCTCGTGCTCGAGGCCGCCACGCAGGCGGCGACAGGCGTGCACGTCTCGTTCGACACGCTCACCGGGCCGGGCGGCGCGGTCATTCATTCCGCCGCGGTCAGCGGCAACGGCGTCTTCGAGTGGGTCGGCCGGCCGATCGAGCTCTTCTACGTCCGCTACCTGCAGATCAAGGGGCTTACCCGCAACGCGTACGAGAACTACTACGACGAGCGTCACGTGCCCGAGCGCCTGCGCCGGCCGTGGACGGGCGCCGGCGTAGCGGCGCCCGGCTCGACGTGGCAAAGCCGTCCCGACCACGATGCGTTCTATCCGGATATTGCCGTGCCGATGGAGCTGGTTCCGACATTCGATATCGCCGCGGGACACAACCAGAGCGTGTGGGCCGACATCTACATTCCGAAGAGCGCGCTGCCCGGCGTGTATACCGGGCAGGTCACGGTGGAGGAGACCGGCGGCTCACGCACGATTCCGGTCGCGCTGACGGTCCTCGGCTTCTCGCTGCCCGACGACCCGAGCGCGAAGACGATGCTCTACTACTCGGCCGGGAACGTGAACGAGCGCTATCTCGGCCAGACGTGGATCGAAGGCGCCGCCGAAGCGCGCGCGAAGCTCATCCAGGATCGGCATTTCCTCATCGCGCACCGTCACAAGATCTCGATGATCGGCGACTCCACCGGCATCGCCGGCGACGCGACCACCGAGGACCGGCCCGGCTCGAGCTTCATCGCACGGCTGCAGGGGGGCTTCTTCAGCGCGGCCAATGGCTACGACGGCCCCGGCGCCAACGTCGGCAACGGCGTGTACTCCATCCAGACCTACGGGATCCCGCGTTCGTGGATGCACAGGCGAGACCTGTGGCAGCACGCCGACAACTGGGTCAGCTGGTTCGACGCCAATGCACCGGCAACCGACTACTTCCTCTATCTGATCGACGAGACCCGTCACTATCCGCGCGTCGAACGCTGGTCGCGATGGCTCAAGAGTGACCTCGGTCCCGGCCAGGCGCTTCCGTCGATGGCAACCATCCCGCTTCCGAAAGCTGTCGAGCGCGCGCCGAGTCTCGACGTCGTCGCGTCCGCGGCGGGCCTCGGAATCACCGAGCAGTGGGATGCTCCGGCCGCCGATTATTCGCACGACCCGACGCGGCGCTTCTTTCTCTACAACGGCAGCCGGCCTGCAGCCGGGACGTTCGTCACCGACGACGACGGCGTAGCTCCGCGCGTCAACGCGTGGATCCAGTACAAGGAAGCCGCCAATCGCTGGTTCTACTGGGAGTCGACCTACTACAACGACTTCCAGGGCGAATCCGGCAAGATGAACCTGTTCGAGAGCGCGCACACGTTCGGCGCCGCTTCCGGCAGCGATGCGGTGCAGGGCCAGACCGGGCGCAGCTATTCGAACGGTGACGGCGTGCTGTTCTATCCGGGGACGGACACTCTGTTCCCCGC
This genomic window contains:
- a CDS encoding hemerythrin domain-containing protein; this encodes MPTQKNRTDAIALLKDDHRKVRALLDKLEKTTERASDTREELLARIEQEIKIHTTIEEEIFYPAYKAAVTRKEDAKLYQEALEEHHVADFVLTEIKASDVESEVFSAKAKVLKEVVEHHAREEETEMFSRARRAMEASELLELGTQMLERKRELEAQNEGWLPAAGKMLAAAASRVTAGIGKSRPQSVAARGAASKKRTARPAAGRSRAKTAKTGKTSGAKSAKARKK